Proteins co-encoded in one Nitrospiria bacterium genomic window:
- a CDS encoding AAA family ATPase: MTIFEVVLQEIRNFKQLTRLSFKPSLNIIQGDNGSGKTTLLESVVAGIFGSAWAPSKSLLSNDPSVTSQAGIVIKTSQGEIFRITRDFTNKRQALSKLDQSRKFVITEKEDTRILGFVQQELHGLQGDDIEKTSMLKRDGLPSFHSPNSKKNAVSSSKQDTSFTAPLPGPDPSVSPTEPSLSQEARDKRLTELMTMQEKAEKVLQIEEKLNNQRDKASDLKRRIRLWGEKIEELKTISAKEASLVLFSEAPPNLDEMAQAYEQSEKDQQPFLQEIDEEKTTLLNNLLTLPEINLLQNKFLWIGSGIIILNMGVGLAISLQGFLRHLFFLGFATGIGFILWSIWKDRDHSSKRSKLHDQIDQLYRKQEAQEEIFQKTYGPFLDFLKKTGCKNGAELREKIRGYRNLSRAKEDLEKQIRELLQENTPQALDEDFKKYSKEIEHLETQLKNLGDAPSDLYSIQDEIRKLKQGPTLDQTQMMQPPGPEIEKDLALSSTPTETGNSTHRLSFHLTPSIYEKVAPLDPGSMHATATTLLKRLAPVPLGELFLSPDGVVSIKGPDGSFLPWENLSSGTLDLTWVVLFLSGQGLLKDKHPFPLLLDDPFIGIDPKRQAALLDVLRALGRHRQVILCTTRTLPIKEGDHQIHL, translated from the coding sequence GTGACCATATTCGAGGTTGTCCTTCAAGAAATACGAAATTTTAAGCAGCTTACCCGCCTTAGTTTCAAACCCAGCCTTAACATCATTCAGGGGGACAACGGCTCCGGAAAGACCACCCTTTTAGAAAGCGTGGTGGCCGGGATATTTGGATCCGCATGGGCTCCTTCAAAATCCCTCCTTTCAAACGACCCCTCGGTCACTTCCCAGGCAGGCATTGTCATTAAGACAAGCCAGGGGGAAATTTTTCGAATCACCAGGGATTTCACCAACAAAAGACAAGCCCTTTCAAAACTGGATCAATCCAGGAAATTCGTTATCACCGAAAAGGAAGATACCCGGATTCTAGGATTTGTCCAGCAGGAACTCCACGGCCTTCAAGGGGATGATATTGAGAAAACCTCAATGTTGAAACGGGATGGTCTACCCTCATTTCATTCCCCCAATTCAAAAAAAAATGCAGTGTCTTCCTCAAAGCAAGATACGTCATTTACCGCTCCGCTCCCGGGGCCCGACCCTTCCGTCTCCCCCACTGAACCTTCCCTTTCCCAGGAGGCAAGGGATAAGCGCTTAACAGAATTGATGACCATGCAGGAAAAAGCAGAAAAGGTTCTCCAAATTGAAGAAAAACTCAATAACCAAAGGGATAAAGCCAGTGATCTAAAAAGACGAATCAGACTTTGGGGTGAAAAAATTGAAGAGCTCAAAACCATTTCCGCCAAAGAGGCCTCCCTTGTCCTTTTTTCCGAGGCTCCACCCAATCTGGACGAAATGGCCCAAGCCTATGAACAATCAGAAAAAGACCAACAGCCTTTTCTTCAGGAAATCGATGAGGAAAAAACAACTCTCCTCAACAACCTTCTAACCCTTCCAGAAATCAATCTACTTCAAAACAAATTTTTATGGATAGGGTCCGGCATTATTATTTTGAATATGGGAGTTGGCCTGGCCATTAGCCTTCAAGGGTTTTTAAGACACCTTTTTTTTCTTGGGTTTGCCACGGGAATTGGCTTCATCCTTTGGTCAATTTGGAAGGATAGGGACCATTCTTCAAAAAGGTCAAAACTTCACGATCAGATTGACCAATTATACCGCAAGCAAGAAGCTCAGGAAGAAATTTTTCAAAAAACCTACGGGCCTTTTTTGGATTTCCTTAAAAAAACAGGGTGTAAAAACGGTGCGGAACTTCGGGAAAAAATACGCGGGTACCGAAATTTATCCCGCGCGAAAGAAGACCTGGAAAAACAAATTCGAGAGCTTCTCCAAGAAAATACCCCCCAAGCCCTGGATGAAGATTTTAAAAAATACTCCAAGGAAATAGAACACTTGGAAACCCAACTCAAAAACCTGGGGGATGCCCCATCAGACCTCTATAGTATTCAAGATGAAATCCGAAAATTAAAACAGGGCCCAACCCTTGATCAAACCCAAATGATGCAACCCCCTGGGCCTGAAATTGAAAAAGACCTGGCCTTATCATCAACACCCACTGAAACAGGGAACTCCACCCACAGGTTGTCCTTTCACCTCACCCCTTCCATATATGAAAAGGTCGCCCCATTAGACCCAGGATCGATGCATGCCACAGCAACTACCCTTTTAAAAAGACTTGCCCCTGTTCCGCTAGGGGAGTTATTCCTTTCTCCCGATGGGGTGGTTTCCATTAAAGGTCCCGATGGTTCTTTCCTCCCATGGGAGAATCTCAGCTCCGGAACCTTGGATTTAACCTGGGTTGTTCTTTTTTTGAGCGGTCAGGGTCTTTTAAAAGACAAGCATCCTTTTCCCCTTCTATTAGACGATCCTTTTATCGGAATTGACCCAAAGCGGCAAGCTGCACTTTTAGATGTTTTGAGGGCCTTGGGTCGTCACCGACAGGTCATTCTCTGTACAACCCGAACCCTCCCAATTAAGGAAGGCGATCACCAAATCCATCTTTAA
- the tmk gene encoding dTMP kinase, giving the protein MSGLFVTFEGIEGSGKSTQIQKLGYALNREGLSTVVTREPGGTPIGEKIREIILDKNYQKMASKTELFLYLSSRAQHIAELIQPSLEKGEIVISDRFSDATLAYQGNGRGRDTEQLNQLNSFILNGLEPDLTFLLDIDVSKGLSRIKKRGPLNRLDQENLEFHQRVREGYLQIAKENPKRIQVLSGGNDSETIHKEIMQILIPYLTDYRQSGKGLKKKT; this is encoded by the coding sequence ATGAGCGGTTTATTCGTTACATTTGAAGGAATTGAGGGATCGGGAAAATCAACTCAGATCCAAAAACTCGGTTATGCCCTAAACCGCGAAGGGCTATCTACGGTGGTTACCCGGGAACCCGGAGGAACACCTATCGGGGAGAAAATCCGGGAGATCATTCTGGATAAAAATTATCAAAAGATGGCATCAAAAACTGAGCTTTTTCTGTATCTTTCTAGTCGGGCGCAACATATTGCGGAGCTTATTCAACCCTCTTTAGAGAAAGGAGAAATTGTTATTTCTGACCGATTTTCAGACGCCACCTTGGCTTACCAGGGAAATGGAAGAGGAAGAGACACAGAACAGCTAAACCAGTTAAATTCATTCATTTTAAATGGCCTAGAACCCGACCTCACCTTTCTTCTAGATATTGATGTTTCAAAAGGACTTTCAAGGATTAAAAAAAGGGGACCCCTCAACCGTTTAGACCAGGAGAATTTGGAATTTCACCAAAGGGTTCGCGAAGGATACCTCCAAATTGCGAAGGAAAACCCCAAAAGAATTCAGGTTCTTTCAGGAGGGAATGACTCTGAAACCATTCACAAGGAAATCATGCAGATTTTGATCCCTTATTTAACGGATTACCGACAATCGGGGAAGGGTCTCAAAAAAAAGACATGA
- a CDS encoding DNA polymerase III subunit delta', with protein MTGGKIFKKVIGHQQAKEILHRSILQEKIAQAYLFGGEKALGKQLLALEFAKGVNCTHRKKGDGKTPANFGFSDPCQECRSCRLIDSSAHPDIHLIQPEGNTLKVNQIRNLQQKIFLKPQMGERKFFILNDAEKMNREAANCFLKTLEEPPKNCTLILISSSPHLLLTTLASRCVKVVFAPFTFDFLVDVLVTQIGISPDQALDIAYFSMGRIGKALTIQPDSFFEEKRETLQFLTSFSEGGISLILKTAEIWSRDNDVMEEKMLWLLLWLREILLIQMGSPLQLVKEAREITIMKDLSKIFSIDQIHCLHQELIQAKEGILRNHNRQLCMEKILLLLREIIAENHMVAT; from the coding sequence ATGACCGGGGGAAAAATCTTTAAAAAAGTTATCGGCCATCAACAAGCCAAGGAAATCCTCCACCGTTCAATTCTTCAGGAAAAAATCGCCCAGGCCTATCTTTTCGGGGGAGAAAAGGCACTTGGAAAACAACTCCTGGCCTTGGAATTTGCAAAAGGAGTAAATTGTACTCATAGAAAAAAAGGGGATGGAAAAACACCGGCTAATTTTGGATTTTCAGATCCCTGCCAGGAATGCCGTTCCTGTCGCTTAATTGACTCCTCCGCTCACCCGGACATCCATTTGATTCAACCCGAAGGAAATACTTTAAAAGTAAACCAAATAAGAAATCTGCAACAAAAAATTTTTTTAAAACCCCAAATGGGGGAAAGAAAATTTTTCATCCTCAATGACGCTGAAAAAATGAATCGAGAGGCCGCAAATTGCTTTTTAAAAACGCTTGAAGAACCCCCAAAGAATTGCACCCTGATTTTAATTAGTTCAAGTCCCCATCTTCTCCTTACCACTCTCGCTTCCCGTTGTGTGAAAGTCGTTTTCGCCCCATTCACTTTTGATTTCCTGGTAGACGTTTTGGTGACCCAAATTGGAATTTCCCCGGATCAAGCATTGGATATTGCCTATTTTTCTATGGGAAGAATTGGAAAAGCGCTCACCATCCAACCTGATTCCTTTTTCGAAGAAAAAAGGGAAACCCTCCAATTTTTAACCTCTTTTTCTGAAGGGGGAATATCGTTAATTTTGAAAACCGCCGAAATTTGGTCCCGAGACAACGATGTCATGGAAGAAAAAATGTTATGGTTGCTTCTCTGGTTAAGGGAAATTCTATTGATTCAAATGGGATCCCCTCTCCAGCTGGTCAAAGAAGCAAGGGAAATCACAATAATGAAAGACCTTTCCAAAATTTTTTCCATCGACCAAATTCATTGTCTTCACCAAGAGCTAATCCAAGCCAAAGAGGGTATCCTGAGGAACCACAACCGCCAACTTTGTATGGAAAAAATTTTACTCCTCCTCAGAGAGATCATTGCGGAGAACCATATGGTGGCCACCTAG